Proteins from a single region of Congzhengia minquanensis:
- a CDS encoding shikimate kinase, translated as MKKSNIVLIGMSGAGKSTVGIALSFKMRMPFVDMDNYIERTQKMTISKIFETRGNEYFRDIEAKAAKHIGLSYRHTIVSTGGGVILRPENMKYLKKNGVVVYINRSVENILKTLNAEKRPLLKNNPQKLYDMYEERHELYLKYADVVVVNGSDFKSGVQNVYDAVKGLVKQ; from the coding sequence ATGAAAAAGAGCAATATCGTTCTAATCGGAATGTCGGGAGCAGGGAAGTCGACAGTCGGGATTGCTCTGTCTTTTAAGATGAGAATGCCCTTTGTGGACATGGATAACTACATAGAGCGAACACAGAAAATGACGATTTCTAAAATATTTGAAACACGGGGAAACGAATATTTCCGCGACATCGAGGCAAAGGCGGCGAAGCATATCGGCCTTTCCTACCGGCATACCATCGTTTCCACCGGCGGCGGCGTTATTCTGCGGCCGGAAAACATGAAATATTTAAAGAAAAACGGAGTGGTGGTCTACATCAACCGCTCTGTGGAAAATATTTTAAAAACACTGAACGCGGAAAAAAGGCCGCTTTTAAAAAACAATCCGCAAAAGCTTTACGATATGTATGAGGAGCGCCACGAGCTGTATTTAAAATATGCAGATGTGGTTGTGGTGAATGGGTCTGATTTTAAAAGCGGCGTGCAAAACGTATATGATGCGGTAAAAGGGCTTGTGAAGCAATGA
- the pheA gene encoding prephenate dehydratase — protein sequence MLEQYRKEIDQIDEQLVDLFEKRMDTAKKVGEYKKERGLEIFCPDREKAVIKKRMEQTKNPAYRQYTAEFFEDIMRISRSLQAKVLNGAQNFLYQPADFLNADLKVVYPGVVGSYSGEALNKFFPAVKHKLNVNTFLEAAKLVANGEADFGVLPFENNSSGAIADTLDLILSEHLFIAGETYVDVRHCLLGTSDAEMEDIKEIYSHNQGFVQSGLFLSSLKADIKCVPMENTALAAKYVAECGNKKKAAIASKLAAESYGLKILKENIHENSGNTTRFVVISNKLTCDNNCDKISAAFTTRHKSGALCDVLAVFARNGVNLMHIESRPLKQKDFSYMFYIDFEGNLADSNVADAITQIKETGAELILLGNYRTENVR from the coding sequence ATGCTGGAACAATATAGAAAAGAGATTGACCAAATTGACGAACAGCTCGTGGACCTTTTTGAAAAACGCATGGACACGGCAAAAAAGGTAGGCGAATATAAAAAGGAACGCGGCCTTGAAATTTTTTGTCCTGATCGGGAAAAGGCCGTGATAAAAAAACGGATGGAGCAGACAAAAAATCCTGCCTACAGACAATATACCGCCGAGTTTTTTGAAGACATTATGCGGATTTCGCGTTCGCTTCAGGCAAAGGTTTTAAATGGCGCGCAGAATTTTTTATATCAGCCTGCTGATTTTTTAAACGCCGATTTAAAGGTTGTTTATCCCGGCGTTGTTGGGTCTTACAGCGGTGAGGCATTAAATAAGTTTTTTCCCGCTGTGAAGCATAAGTTAAATGTAAACACCTTTTTGGAGGCGGCAAAACTGGTTGCAAACGGGGAAGCGGACTTTGGCGTTCTGCCTTTTGAAAACAACTCCTCCGGCGCAATTGCCGATACCTTGGATTTAATTTTGTCGGAGCATTTGTTTATTGCCGGCGAAACGTATGTAGACGTGCGCCATTGCCTGCTGGGAACCAGTGACGCCGAGATGGAGGACATAAAAGAAATTTATTCCCACAATCAAGGGTTTGTTCAAAGCGGCCTGTTTTTAAGCAGCCTTAAGGCGGACATTAAATGTGTGCCTATGGAAAACACTGCGTTAGCCGCCAAATATGTTGCAGAATGCGGCAACAAAAAAAAGGCGGCCATTGCAAGCAAGCTTGCCGCAGAGAGTTATGGCCTGAAAATTCTGAAAGAAAACATTCACGAAAACAGCGGCAACACCACCCGCTTCGTGGTGATTTCCAACAAACTTACCTGCGATAATAATTGCGACAAAATTAGCGCGGCGTTTACCACACGTCACAAAAGCGGTGCGCTTTGCGATGTGTTGGCTGTGTTTGCCCGCAACGGCGTAAATTTGATGCATATTGAATCGCGTCCGTTAAAACAAAAGGATTTTTCCTACATGTTTTACATAGATTTTGAAGGAAATTTGGCTGACTCTAATGTTGCGGATGCTATTACGCAGATCAAAGAAACCGGTGCGGAATTAATTCTGCTTGGAAATTACAGAACTGAAAACGTAAGATGA
- the aroC gene encoding chorismate synthase — translation MSATYGNLFQITIFGESHSNAIGVVLDGLPSGIAVDFDKIKTEMARRAPGKNKLSTPRSESDVPQIQSGIFNGKTTGTPVCAIISNTNTRSQDYQPELLRPSHADYSGIVRYHGFNDYRGGGHFSGRLTAPLVFAGAIAKQVLEKEQIEVLAHIKNIGSVCDAALDYAAPDVELLRKIKSETLPLLDRAKAAVMENEILAAKSEADSVGGAVEAVVIGLKPGMGSPFFESVESRIAQILFSVPAVKAVEFGIGTSFSQMRGSQANDPFYIQNGEIKTKTNHNGGINGGITNGMPVVVTAAIKPTPSIGKPQETVNIKEMKESTYSTHGRHDPCIVQRAVPVIEAALAVAVLDMLLEEKTYAGTI, via the coding sequence ATGTCAGCAACCTATGGAAACCTGTTTCAAATAACAATTTTTGGGGAGTCCCACTCCAACGCAATTGGCGTAGTTTTAGACGGACTGCCTTCAGGAATTGCAGTTGATTTTGATAAAATAAAAACGGAAATGGCTCGGCGTGCACCAGGAAAAAACAAGCTTTCCACCCCCAGATCGGAGAGCGATGTTCCGCAAATACAAAGCGGGATATTTAACGGAAAAACCACGGGAACGCCGGTTTGTGCAATTATTTCCAATACAAACACCAGATCGCAGGATTATCAGCCGGAACTGCTTCGCCCCTCCCATGCGGATTACAGCGGCATCGTGCGCTATCACGGGTTTAACGACTACCGCGGCGGCGGTCATTTTTCCGGCAGATTAACTGCGCCTTTGGTGTTTGCCGGCGCGATTGCAAAACAGGTTTTGGAAAAAGAGCAGATTGAGGTTTTGGCGCACATTAAAAACATTGGCAGCGTTTGCGACGCAGCGTTAGACTATGCTGCGCCTGACGTTGAGTTATTAAGAAAGATAAAAAGCGAAACCCTGCCGCTGCTCGACCGCGCGAAGGCTGCGGTAATGGAAAACGAAATTTTAGCGGCAAAGTCGGAGGCAGATTCGGTTGGCGGCGCGGTTGAAGCGGTCGTAATAGGGCTAAAGCCTGGAATGGGTTCGCCGTTTTTCGAGTCGGTGGAAAGCCGGATTGCCCAAATCCTTTTTTCTGTCCCGGCGGTGAAAGCGGTTGAGTTTGGCATTGGAACCTCGTTTTCACAAATGCGCGGCAGTCAAGCGAACGATCCGTTTTATATTCAAAACGGTGAAATAAAAACAAAAACCAATCATAACGGCGGTATAAACGGCGGCATTACAAACGGCATGCCGGTTGTGGTTACAGCTGCCATTAAGCCTACGCCGTCTATCGGCAAGCCGCAGGAAACTGTAAATATCAAAGAAATGAAAGAGAGCACTTACAGCACCCATGGCCGGCATGACCCCTGCATTGTGCAGCGGGCTGTACCGGTAATAGAGGCGGCGCTGGCTGTGGCGGTTTTGGATATGCTGTTGGAGGAAAAGACATATGCTGGAACAATATAG
- the aroA gene encoding 3-phosphoshikimate 1-carboxyvinyltransferase, with protein sequence MSKTIAISPGCLSGTVIAPPSKSAAHRALICAALAKGTSVISNIALSDDISATLAAVRMLGAEATVSDGNVTICSAGKRSPFCGENIFCNESGSTLRFLIPILLSFGGRFTVSGRGRLMQRPLDDYFQIFDQKGIQYELRGDKLQLEGTLLHGRFSLAGNVSSQYITGLLFALPLLSGDSEIVVTTPVESVGYIDMTLEMMRRFGVRVQAQKNYRHFYVPGNQTYQPQNVTVEGDYSQAAFYLVANELGSKVCVTGLSESSSQGDKEIVNMIERLKKDEPVHIVDVSQVPDLVPVLSVLAAKAKGITRIVGASRLRLKESDRLRAVCTELKKLGVLIKEENDALEICGASRFFSAVVDSHNDHRMAMALAIAATAAEGDVVICGADSVKKSYGNFWEKFAELGGAIHECQQPMETCFK encoded by the coding sequence ATGAGTAAAACAATTGCGATATCTCCCGGTTGCCTTTCAGGCACGGTTATAGCACCGCCATCAAAAAGCGCGGCGCACCGTGCGCTTATCTGCGCGGCTTTGGCCAAGGGAACATCCGTCATTTCAAACATTGCTTTGAGTGATGATATATCTGCTACTTTAGCGGCGGTGCGCATGTTGGGCGCCGAGGCCACCGTTTCAGATGGCAATGTAACGATTTGCAGCGCGGGGAAAAGAAGTCCCTTTTGCGGCGAAAATATCTTCTGCAACGAGTCCGGCTCGACCCTGCGGTTTTTGATTCCCATTCTGCTGAGCTTTGGCGGACGGTTTACCGTATCCGGCAGGGGACGGCTGATGCAAAGGCCGTTAGACGATTATTTTCAGATTTTTGACCAAAAAGGAATACAATATGAACTGCGGGGAGATAAGCTTCAGCTTGAAGGAACGCTTTTGCACGGCAGGTTTTCTCTCGCGGGAAACGTGAGTTCTCAATATATCACCGGTCTTTTATTTGCGCTTCCGCTTTTGAGCGGCGACAGCGAAATTGTTGTCACAACACCAGTTGAGTCTGTAGGATATATTGACATGACGCTGGAAATGATGAGGCGGTTTGGCGTTAGGGTGCAAGCACAAAAGAATTACAGACACTTTTATGTTCCCGGAAACCAAACTTATCAGCCCCAGAACGTTACAGTGGAGGGGGACTATTCCCAGGCGGCATTTTATCTTGTCGCAAACGAACTGGGCAGTAAAGTTTGCGTGACGGGGTTAAGTGAAAGCTCCTCCCAGGGTGATAAAGAGATTGTAAATATGATAGAGCGGCTAAAAAAAGACGAGCCGGTTCATATTGTTGATGTGAGCCAGGTGCCGGATTTGGTGCCGGTGTTGTCTGTTTTGGCAGCAAAGGCAAAAGGCATTACCCGAATTGTGGGTGCATCGCGGCTCAGGCTAAAAGAAAGCGACCGGCTGCGTGCGGTGTGCACAGAATTAAAAAAACTGGGCGTTTTGATAAAAGAAGAAAACGATGCGCTGGAAATTTGTGGTGCAAGCCGCTTTTTTAGTGCCGTGGTCGACAGCCACAACGACCACCGGATGGCAATGGCGCTGGCAATTGCGGCAACGGCGGCGGAGGGCGACGTTGTGATTTGCGGCGCGGACAGCGTGAAAAAATCCTACGGGAACTTTTGGGAAAAATTTGCAGAGCTTGGAGGCGCAATACACGAATGTCAGCAACCTATGGAAACCTGTTTCAAATAA